Proteins encoded in a region of the Oncorhynchus keta strain PuntledgeMale-10-30-2019 chromosome 3, Oket_V2, whole genome shotgun sequence genome:
- the ankrd22 gene encoding LOW QUALITY PROTEIN: ankyrin repeat domain-containing protein 22 (The sequence of the model RefSeq protein was modified relative to this genomic sequence to represent the inferred CDS: inserted 2 bases in 1 codon) gives MGIVYSEPICQAAYDDDLQKVYHILKEDAKTLNVQDEESGDTPIIAACRRGNIRMVKYLLDLKADVAIRNKKQRTCLHYAAKRTFSFLDYLMITILMPILLIGYLILEDKQRKNVKLMNLVLSTKVEVDAVDYQGNTGLHYVCQRKSXRLVPLLLEKKADVSIINKDDETPLDIARRLQFKKIVTMLKKPD, from the exons CCCATTTGCCAAGCTGCCTACGATGACGACCTTCAAAAGGTGTACCACATTCTAAAAGAGGATGCCAAGACTTTAAATGTTCAAGATGAGGAATCTGGCGATACACCAATCATAGCTGCCTGCAGACGTGGAAACATCAGAATGGTCAAGTACCTTTTGGACCTGAAGGCAGATGTAGCTATAAGGAACAAG AAACAGAGGACATGTTTGCACTATGCTGCAAAGAGGACCTTTTCCTTCTTGGATTACCTGATGATCACTATCCTCATGCCAATTCTGTTGATTGGATACCTAATTCTG GAAGACAAGCAAAGGAAGAATGTGAAATTAATGAATCTGGTTCTGAGCACTAAAGTGGAGGTTGACGCAGTGGACTAT CAGGGAAACACTGGTCTTCACTATGTCTGTCAGAGGAAGAG CAGACTCGTTCCACTGTTACTGGAGAAAAAGGCAGACGTTTCTATTATAAACAAA GATGATGAGACCCCACTGGATATAGCAAGGAGACTGCAGTTCAAGAAGATTGTTACAATGCTGAAAAAGCCTGActga
- the lipf gene encoding gastric triacylglycerol lipase yields MVWVLLLVAFLNTGAVQCQRSSLKDSKRLDPEVNMNISEIIRYWGYPTEEHDVVTEDGYILSVNRIPRGLKNGEDPKPAVFLQHGLLAAGSNWVTNLPNTSLAYLLADAGYDVWIGNSRGNTWSRRHLTLSPDHDEFWQFSYDEMAKKDLPAVVNHILKTTGQEQIYYIGHSQGTTIAFIAFSSMPELASKIKMFFGLAPVATVAFTASPMSKLSIFPDFLIWDVFGKKDFMPQSALIKWFATNVCNKKPLSELCGNLFFILCGFDELNLNMTRTPVYTSHCPAGTSVQNMIHWSQAVHGGKLMSYDYGRAGNMAHYNQSTPPLYNIQNMKVPTALWSGGHDTLADPKDVAVLLTQVPNLVYHRHIEHWEHLDFIWGLDAPQEMYSEIIKLMSQQDLV; encoded by the exons agTGAGATCATCAGGTATTGGGGCTACCCGACAGAGGAGCACGACGTCGTCACAGAGGACGGCTACATCCTGAGTGTCAACCGGATCCCGCGCGGTCTGAAGAACGGTGAAG atcccAAGCCTGCAGTGTTCCTCCAGCACGGTCTCCTGGCTGCGGGGAGTAACTGGGTGACCAACCTGCCCAACACCAGCCTGGCTTACCTGCTAGCCGACGCTGGCTACGACGTCTGGATCGGCAACAGCAGGGGAAACACCTGGTCCAGGAGACACCTCACACTCAGCCCTGACCACGACGAGTTCTGGCAGTTCAG TTATGATGAGATGGCAAAGAAGGACCTGCCAGCAGTGGTCAACCACATTCTGAAGACCACAGGCCAGGAGCAGATCTACTATATCGGCCACTCTCAGGGAACCACTATTG CTTTTATTGCATTCTCTTCCATGCCTGAGCTGGCAAGCAAAATCAAGATGTTCTTCGGCCTGGCTCCAGTGGCCACTGTGGCTTTCACTGCCAGCCCCATGAGCAAGCTCTCCATCTTCCCCGATTTCCTCATTTGG GATGTGTTTGGGAAGAAGGACTTCATGCCTCAGAGTGCTCTCATTAAGTGGTTCGCCACCAACGTCTGCAATAAGAAACCTCTTAGTGAGCTGTGTGGGAACCTCTTCTTCATCCTCTGTGGCTTCGACGAGCTGAACCTCAACATG ACTCGCACACCTGTGTACACCTCCCACTGCCCAGCAGGGACCTCAGTGCAGAACATGATTCACTGGTCTCAG GCAGTGCATGGTGGAAAGCTGATGTCCTATGACTATGGGAGAGCAGGGAACATGGCTCACTATAACCAG TCGACCCCCCCGCTGTACAACATCCAGAACATGAAGGTGCCTACGGCCCTGTGGTCCGGGGGTCACGACACCCTGGCTGACCCTAAGGACGTTGCCGTGCTGCTCACCCAGGTCCCCAACCTGGTGTACCACCGCCACATCGAGCACTGGGAACACCTGGACTTCATCTGGGGTCTGGATGCCCCCCAGGAGATGTACAGTGAGATAATCAAACTGATGAGTCAGCAGGACTTGGTGTGA